The window AACATGGATAACTTGACACCCTTTGTCCAGGCGATGGAAGAAGGAAACATAGAGAAACTCGGAACAATGATCGATAATTTTTTATTGAATGGCGATCCAGATGAGCAATACCAGCTTGCAGATTTGCTTACACAATTTGGTTTTTTACAGGAAGCTATTACAGTCTTAGAACATCTTCATTTTTTATTTCCGGAGGAAAATCAGTTGAAGATTGATCAAGCACAGCTTTATCTGGAAATGGATAAGGAAGATGAAGCTCTCGAAATGCTTACGACTATTGAAAAAACTAGCGACGCTTATCCGCAAGCACTTCTCACTTTAGCTGACTATTATCAAATGATTGGGTTATATGAGGTTGCGGAACAAAAAATAAATGAAGCCATCACGTTATTACCAAAAGAACCATTGCTTATGTATGCTAAAGGAGAATTATTGTTTGAAACCGGCAGATACTTAGAAGCAGCACGTGTAATGGAGGATTTACTTCCCTCTCAGGAGTTAATACAAGCAGTAGATTTATCGCTTAAATTAGCAGAAATCTATAGTGCTGGAGCAGCTTATGAAGAGGCAATTCCATACTATACAGAAGCACTGAAAAAAGAAGTTGCACCAGACATACTATTTCATGCAGCTTATGCGTCGTTCCAAGTACAACATTTTGAAACTGCTGCAAAACAGTTAGAGGATCTACTTCAAATTGATCCCGACTACTTCTCTGGCTATATGCTACTTGCTGAGACATATGCTAGCTTAGAGAAAAATGAGGATGCTTTAAAAGCAATTACAGATGGAATTACTCGTGATGAATATGAAAAAGA is drawn from Psychrobacillus sp. INOP01 and contains these coding sequences:
- a CDS encoding tetratricopeptide repeat protein, with translation MDNLTPFVQAMEEGNIEKLGTMIDNFLLNGDPDEQYQLADLLTQFGFLQEAITVLEHLHFLFPEENQLKIDQAQLYLEMDKEDEALEMLTTIEKTSDAYPQALLTLADYYQMIGLYEVAEQKINEAITLLPKEPLLMYAKGELLFETGRYLEAARVMEDLLPSQELIQAVDLSLKLAEIYSAGAAYEEAIPYYTEALKKEVAPDILFHAAYASFQVQHFETAAKQLEDLLQIDPDYFSGYMLLAETYASLEKNEDALKAITDGITRDEYEKEYYLFAGKISLKLGKVKEAETFLREAIALDPEYMDAIYILSSLFSTEEKDEELVELYETLKKEQFEWSAMFPFLAAAYERLESYEKAYEFYQLAYTEHKEDVPFLERYVYFLLEEGKRTEAKEIVLILQKLQPENSEWFEMFE